Proteins co-encoded in one Desulfomicrobium apsheronum genomic window:
- the tnpA gene encoding IS66 family insertion sequence element accessory protein TnpA → MKTQFAQNRAARWMAHVQQWRESGLGKTRYCRENGLALSTFRYWITKSRPSSGGESAAIPALVALPFTFASKAPSIGLMVSN, encoded by the coding sequence ATGAAAACTCAGTTTGCACAGAATCGCGCGGCTCGCTGGATGGCGCATGTCCAGCAATGGCGGGAGAGTGGCCTCGGTAAGACCCGATACTGCCGCGAAAATGGTTTGGCTTTGAGCACGTTCCGATACTGGATAACAAAGTCCCGACCATCTTCTGGCGGCGAATCCGCCGCAATTCCCGCTCTTGTGGCGCTGCCGTTTACGTTCGCCTCGAAAGCCCCGTCTATTGGCCTCATGGTCTCCAATC
- the purE gene encoding 5-(carboxyamino)imidazole ribonucleotide mutase, whose translation MPQVAIFMGSKSDESTVRPCADVLQKLGISCTFTITSAHRTPERTSRLIKELEEDGVQVFICAAGLAAHLAGAVAAKTIRPVLGIPISASSLGGWDALLATVQMPPVFPVGTLALDKVGARNAAWLAAQILALHDPELTKRILEERRKMIEQVEEDAKTL comes from the coding sequence TGGGAAGCAAGTCCGACGAGAGCACAGTGCGTCCTTGCGCGGATGTTCTGCAAAAACTGGGGATTTCCTGCACCTTCACCATCACGTCAGCGCATCGTACTCCAGAGCGCACCTCCCGCCTGATCAAGGAACTGGAGGAAGACGGTGTGCAGGTCTTTATCTGCGCTGCCGGCCTTGCCGCACATCTGGCTGGAGCTGTGGCGGCCAAAACGATACGCCCGGTCCTTGGGATACCAATTTCCGCCTCCTCGCTGGGAGGCTGGGATGCGCTGCTGGCCACAGTTCAGATGCCCCCCGTATTTCCTGTTGGCACGCTGGCTCTGGACAAGGTCGGAGCACGCAATGCGGCCTGGCTGGCCGCCCAGATTCTGGCCCTTCACGATCCTGAGCTTACGAAACGGATACTTGAAGAACGGCGCAAGATGATCGAGCAGGTGGAAGAAGACGCAAAGACCCTGTAA